The DNA region CTGGGCACGGGGCATCCTAGAAGCGGGTGGGCAGGTGAGGCTGGGTGGCCAGCTTCTGGGAGAGGAAATTCCAGCTGGCCCAGGGACCTGCAGCCTTCTAGAAGAAGGAGAGAGTGGATTAGGGCAGGTAATAGCAAGCTGTAACCCCTTATCTGCTTTGGAGCTCCTGTCTTAGTTCCTAAGTGTGCACCCAAAGACCACTGAGGTGGcaggtggggattgaactctttATAGGGTGCTTATCAGAGTGACAGCCCAAAGGAAAAGGGGGTTTCTTGACCTTATAGAATGGCCAGCAGACATTCCCATTTCCCCTTAAGCTGGAAGGAGAAGGAGCAGAAATGGCTTCATTGGCTCTGGCTTGAGATTCTCTAGGGCTCCACAGTGCTCAAGAGCAGCAATTCTGGAGTCAGTCAGGCTGGGATATGAGTCCCACACCTGCCACTTAACCAGTCATGTGACCTCAAGCAAGTCACTCTGCCCCTCAGTACAATGTTAGCAGTAGTTATAAATATCATAaagcattttctgtttttcttatcaaTGTATTAGCATTGCAACAATCCCATAATAGGTACTATTACTCCCACTTTACATTTAAGGAAACAGAGTAACTACTGACTTATCCCATGGTCACGGAAAAGAATGTGGAGGAGAACATTTAACTCTGGGCAGTCTGGCTCCAGAATCTCTGCCCAATTATATGTCATGAGAATTCCTATATGTAAAACATTTAGAATGGCAGTGTGTGTATGTTTACTGGAGGTCTTGTTATTAGGGTGAAGGGTAAGGGTCTAGACTTGAGGAATGGCATGAAAGAGATAAAAAAGCCCAAGcaggcttctttcatttcttaGCACTCCAATTCATGCTAGAACCTGACACAACCAGTCTGGCCAGAGCCAAGTGGTCTATAAAGTTGTTTTATAGACCCCTGCAAGAAGGGGCGTGGGGGGAGAGGAGAGCTCTAAGAAGGTCCAGCCCTCACCTCCCTACCAGCTGGGCAGCCTGGCTGATCAGGATGGCTCTAGGTCACTTCAGTTCCACCCAGGAAGTGAAGAGGCAGCCTGGAGGCAGATGATAATACCCCCCACTAGCCTGGGGCGTCTCATTAGCTGGGGCATGAACTTCTAAGGCACTTGGGTCTTGCTAGAAAGGCAGACACCAAAATTTTGGCCCAGATAACACTATAACCATGCCAGGGAAACTCTGCTAGTCTATTCTTGGGATGTGCCTATCCCATCCACATCTAGCAAGGTGATGCCATGTCTGGGCACCTCTTCTCTTTCAAGGTCTGTATGGCCAGGACAAAGCTGTCTTACCATAGCTAGCACCAATTCCTCCCGAACCTGGAGCCCACTAACTTTACCATGATTGCTGGACTTGGCCAGTGTACAGATGGTCTTAACtccaagaaaataattctaactTTCCTTAAGGAGAGGTGTGGGGAAAAGACCTGGGAATAGGTAAACCCTAATTTTAATACCTAAGGGTCTAAGAATAGAAATCCCaaaaaggaaggagaacaggTCCTTCTATACGCTCCACCAATGTAATGCTGTCAGGCCAAGATACCTCCATTAACAGCCTGGACAGAGTAGGCCACAAGAGCTAAATATGGGGTTCTTTTCATGGGAATGCTCCTAGGCTTGGGGCAGACTAGGTGAGTCCTCCTTTTTCAAAGCTTTCTGCCTTCTAGGTAGTAATTAGATCCAAAGAAGCCCCTGCCTGGAACCACAGTTCAGCCTCCTGGGATGGCTATCCTAGAGATTGCCCAGAATATCCCGCCTCCCAAAGGGCTTACCTGCTGCAAAAGGCATTTTGTAGGGGCAGCCACCACAGGTAGTGCCAATGTGGGTAAGAGACAGGGGCAACACTCCACAAACGCTGTAGCCATTCACTCCAGTGTCCTCGCTGGAGCAGTATCGAGATGAGCTCCAGGGAGGGTGCTGGAAAGGGGTGCCTGAGGGCATTGAGCTAGGGGCCAAGAGAAGCCCCTCACTAGGGGAAGCCACTGGAGAGAGCTTGCCTTCAGGGAGCATGGGGCAGGCAGAGTAGCTCCCACACTGCAGTCCATCCTGGCCACAGTACAGGTAGAAGCTGCCTAGTGCAGTGAGCTCAGGTCCTCCACACAGGCCATTATAGTCAGCGGGGTTGCCAGGCATTGGCAGGGGTGACAGCTGAGGTGCAGGGAAAGAGGGCTGATGCAGTTCCTGCTTGGGGGCAGGTGATTCCTCGCCTGGGCGCCCAGGTTCCGGCTTCAGGGCAGCCTGACCACCCATCAGCAGAGGCAGGTGGGAGCGCAGCCCCAAGGGGCTCTCCAGAGCCTTGCTAAGGGGCTGATAAGGAGGCTGTGCAGACGGCCCACGAGGAGTGGCAGATGGCCATGGCTCATCAGGGCGTCCCTGCCAGCCTGGTGGGCCTGCAGGATCCCCTGAGCTGGGCCCCTGCCGGGGCTTGGGATAGTTCTTGCCATTGACCTTGGCCCATTTTGGCCGTAGGACCTTGGGTGCCAGGGGCTCAGTGGAACGCCCATCTGCTTCTGCATGGGCACGAGGAGGTCGAAGGGGTAGCTCCCGCTCCTGGCTCAACTTTAGGAAAGCGGCTGCATTCAGGCTAGCCAGTCTCTTGGGAGCTGGATCTCCATCTCTGCGAGTACTTTCATCTGGTGCTGGCTCTGGGGATAAGTCTGGACTTCCCTCTCCTAGGTCTCCTAGCCTAGGCCTCTTCTTGGAGGAGGACCAGCCCCCAGTGGCCCGGTCACGGTCCCGGCTACGGTGGGGGTCTCCCCCTCGACTGCGGCGGGTGCCCGCCAGGCTGCTGGTGTCTTCTCGCTCCAACAGTAGGTTATTGAGGGCCTCTGCATTGAGGGAGGCCAGACGTCTCTTGCGGGGTTGGGCAAGACCAGGGTCTTCACTGGATGGGGCAGGACTGGGGGCCTTGGGCAAGTCAGGGGGCAGATCATCAGCCTCATCTGCACTTCGTGGACCAGCCACATTTTCCAGGCGAGTCAGCAGCACTTTGCAGGCCTTGGGCTTCTCAGGAACCAATGAGCGCTTACGCAGTGGGTAGTTCTTGCGGCGTCCTGTGAGGTGCCCAGGACTCTCAGGCATGCCTGGCTCTGCACCCTCAGCCCCTTGTTCCATACTGTTGTCTTCCATCTGCAGGGGCTCCTGGTGTCCAGTGGGGCCTGAACTCAGCACAGGAAGGGACTTCCTTCGAGTGTGTGTCATGGAGTCCCTCCAACCTGCAGGGCATAAGGCAGGCAATGAGAGGAGCCTGCCCTGGCCTGCCCTGCTTTCTCTCCCACTGCAGCCCATCCAGATTCACCTGTGGTAATCTGTCCCACCCCTACTCTGTCTCCAACCTGGATTTTCCTAGAACCTGCTCCCCACTTCCAGTGTACAAAGATCCAGTGGGAAAAAGCAAACAATATCTGTGCAAGGACTGGTTTTTCCCATTATACTTTCAGTTTAGGTTCCCTATGAACTAAGGCCCTGAAGAGCCCAAGGAACACCAAGACCCCAGAGCCAGGGGACAGGATGAAACAGAAGCTCTCCTCGCACTAATTACACACTGCAGGATAGGGGGTCAGGTGGTAGGAGCCCATCTATTCCTTCAAATTATTACCAAAGCATTACCTGCCCCTCCTCCAACTCAAATACTGAGGGATTCTTCCTGCTGGGCTATAATGTAGAGGAGGCCAAGTCCAGGCCCTGAGGATTCTGTCATAAACCAGGAATACCATAATTGGATCTTGCTAGAAAAGCCTTAAGAAGGGTGAGGCCTAACTTTGAGGA from Ictidomys tridecemlineatus isolate mIctTri1 chromosome 5, mIctTri1.hap1, whole genome shotgun sequence includes:
- the Bahd1 gene encoding bromo adjacent homology domain-containing 1 protein isoform X1, translated to MTHTRRKSLPVLSSGPTGHQEPLQMEDNSMEQGAEGAEPGMPESPGHLTGRRKNYPLRKRSLVPEKPKACKVLLTRLENVAGPRSADEADDLPPDLPKAPSPAPSSEDPGLAQPRKRRLASLNAEALNNLLLEREDTSSLAGTRRSRGGDPHRSRDRDRATGGWSSSKKRPRLGDLGEGSPDLSPEPAPDESTRRDGDPAPKRLASLNAAAFLKLSQERELPLRPPRAHAEADGRSTEPLAPKVLRPKWAKVNGKNYPKPRQGPSSGDPAGPPGWQGRPDEPWPSATPRGPSAQPPYQPLSKALESPLGLRSHLPLLMGGQAALKPEPGRPGEESPAPKQELHQPSFPAPQLSPLPMPGNPADYNGLCGGPELTALGSFYLYCGQDGLQCGSYSACPMLPEGKLSPVASPSEGLLLAPSSMPSGTPFQHPPWSSSRYCSSEDTGVNGYSVCGVLPLSLTHIGTTCGGCPYKMPFAAGCRSLGQLEFPLPEAGHPASPAHPLLGCPVPSVPPAAEPVPHLQTPTSEPQTVARACPQSAKPPSGSKSGLRTGSGCRHTVRSKAARRPSHPKQPRAQRPRPRRRRRRRTNGWVPVGAACEKAVYVLDEPEPAIRKSYQAVERHGETIRVRDTVLLKSGPRKTSTPYVAKISALWENPESGELMMSLLWYYRPEHLQGGRSPSMHEPLQNEVFASRHQDQNSVACIEEKCYVLTFAEYCRFCAMAKRRGEGLPSRKTALVPPSADYSTPPHRTVPEDTDPELVFLCRHVYDFRHGRILKNPQ
- the Bahd1 gene encoding bromo adjacent homology domain-containing 1 protein isoform X3; amino-acid sequence: MTHTRRKSLPVLSSGPTGHQEPLQMEDNSMEQGAEGAEPGMPESPGHLTGRRKNYPLRKRSLVPEKPKACKVLLTRLENVAGPRSADEADDLPPDLPKAPSPAPSSEDPGLAQPRKRRLASLNAEALNNLLLEREDTSSLAGTRRSRGGDPHRSRDRDRATGGWSSSKKRPRLGDLGEGSPDLSPEPAPDESTRRDGDPAPKRLASLNAAAFLKLSQERELPLRPPRAHAEADGRSTEPLAPKVLRPKWAKVNGKNYPKPRQGPSSGDPAGPPGWQGRPDEPWPSATPRGPSAQPPYQPLSKALESPLGLRSHLPLLMGGQAALKPEPGRPGEESPAPKQELHQPSFPAPQLSPLPMPGNPADYNGLCGGPELTALGSFYLYCGQDGLQCGSYSACPMLPEGKLSPVASPSEGLLLAPSSMPSGTPFQHPPWSSSRYCSSEDTGVNGYSVCGVLPLSLTHIGTTCGGCPYKMPFAAEGCRSLGQLEFPLPEAGHPASPAHPLLGCPVPSVPPAAEPVPHLQTPTSEPQTVARACPQSAKPPSGSKSGLRTGSGCRHTVRSKAARRPSHPKQPRAQRPRPRRRRRRRTNGWVPVGAACEKAVYVLDEPEPAIRKSYQAVERHGETIRVRDTVLLKSGPRKTSTPYVAKISALWENPESGELMMSLLWYYRPEHLQGGRSPSMHEPLQNEVFASRHQDQNSVACIEEKCYVLTFAEYCRFCAMAKRRGEGLPSRKTALVPPSADYSTPPHRTVPEDTDPELVFLCRHVYDFRHGRILKNPQ
- the Bahd1 gene encoding bromo adjacent homology domain-containing 1 protein isoform X2 → MTHTRRKSLPVLSSGPTGHQEPLQMEDNSMEQGAEGAEPGMPESPGHLTGRRKNYPLRKRSLVPEKPKACKVLLTRLENVAGPRSADEADDLPPDLPKAPSPAPSSEDPGLAQPRKRRLASLNAEALNNLLLEREDTSSLAGTRRSRGGDPHRSRDRDRATGGWSSSKKRPRLGDLGEGSPDLSPEPAPDESTRRDGDPAPKRLASLNAAAFLKLSQERELPLRPPRAHAEADGRSTEPLAPKVLRPKWAKVNGKNYPKPRQGPSSGDPAGPPGWQGRPDEPWPSATPRGPSAQPPYQPLSKALESPLGLRSHLPLLMGGQAALKPEPGRPGEESPAPKQELHQPSFPAPQLSPLPMPGNPADYNGLCGGPELTALGSFYLYCGQDGLQCGSYSACPMLPEGKLSPVASPSEGLLLAPSSMPSGTPFQHPPWSSSRYCSSEDTGVNGYSVCGVLPLSLTHIGTTCGGCPYKMPFAAEGCRSLGQLEFPLPEAGHPASPAHPLLGCPVPSVPPAAEPVPHLQTPTSEPQTVARACPQSAKPPSGSKSGLRTGSGCRHTVRSKAARRPSHPKQPRAQRPRPRRRRRRRTNGWVPVGAACEKAVYVLDEPEPAIRKSYQAVERHGETIRVRDTVLLKSGPRKTSTPYVAKISALWENPESGELMMSLLWYYRPEHLQGGRSPSMHENEVFASRHQDQNSVACIEEKCYVLTFAEYCRFCAMAKRRGEGLPSRKTALVPPSADYSTPPHRTVPEDTDPELVFLCRHVYDFRHGRILKNPQ